In Zingiber officinale cultivar Zhangliang chromosome 1A, Zo_v1.1, whole genome shotgun sequence, a genomic segment contains:
- the LOC122020689 gene encoding pectate lyase-like, which yields MELYVKFFSFSLLFLASAALSYAHIAVFDDYWAKRAAEARNNTLNAYVSDPGTVVNNFNAGSANLTRRSLRGKGKSDGPCLATNPIDRCWRCRDDWASDRKRLARCAKGFGRTALGGVQGQIYVVTDPSDDDLLDPRPGTLRYGVTRDAPLWIIFARDMVIRLQQELMINNYKTIDGRGANVHIAYGASLTIQFVQHVIVHNLHIHDIKPGSGGNIRDSEQHWGIRTRSDGDGISIFGASNIWVDHISMFNCADGLIDAIEASTAITISNCHLTRHNDVILLGASDANSADVKMQVTIAYNHFGQGLVQRMPRCRWGFVHVVNNDYTHWLMYAIGGSMHPTIICQGNRYLGPTNQAAKEVTHREYAEESVWKNWNWRSEGDLQMNGAFFVQSGRDTTGGFSRQLLIKAKPGTAVGRLTRFSGALNCRPNRPC from the exons ATGGAGCTTTATGTCaaattcttctctttctctctgCTTTTCCTCGCCTCTGCTGCTCTGTCCTACGCCCACATCGCCGTCTTCGACGACTACTGGGCGAAGCGCGCCGCTGAGGCTCGCAACAATACGCTGAACGCCTACGTCTCCGATCCGGGGACCGTCGTCAACAATTTCAATGCGGGCTCAGCCAATCT CACGAGGAGAAGCCTCCGGGGCAAAGGCAAGAGCGACGGCCCGTGCCTCGCGACGAACCCCATCGACCGATGCTGGCGGTGCCGCGATGATTGGGCGAGCGACCGCAAGCGTTTGGCGCGGTGCGCGAAGGGGTTCGGGCGCACCGCCTTGGGCGGCGTCCAAGGGCAGATCTACGTGGTGACCGACCCCTCCGACGACGACCTCTTGGACCCGCGCCCGGGGACGCTCCGGTACGGCGTCACCCGCGACGCGCCGCTGTGGATCATCTTCGCCCGCGACATGGTCATCCGCCTGCAGCAGGAGCTGATGATCAACAACTACAAGACGATCGACGGGCGGGGAGCCAACGTGCACATCGCCTACGGAGCCAGCCTCACCATCCAGTTCGTGCAGCACGTGATCGTCCACAACCTGCACATCCACGACATCAAACCCGGGTCCGGAGGTAACATCCGCGACTCCGAGCAGCACTGGGGCATCCGCACCCGCAGCGACGGCGACGGCATCAGCATCTTCGGCGCCTCCAACATCTGGGTCGATCACATCTCCATGTTCAACTGCGCCGACGGTCTCATCGACGCCATCGAGGCCTCCACCGCCATCACCATCTCCAACTGCCATCTTACCCGCCACAATGAC GTGATCTTGTTGGGCGCCAGCGACGCGAATTCAGCGGATGTGAAGATGCAGGTGACGATTGCGTACAACCATTTCGGGCAAGGCCTTGTGCAGAGGATGCCAAG GTGCCGATGGGGATTCGTCCACGTAGTGAACAACGACTACACGCATTGGCTGATGTACGCCATCGGCGGCAGCATGCACCCCACCATCATCTGCCAAGGCAACAGATATCTCGGCCCAACAAATCAAGCCGCCAAAGAG GTGACGCACAGGGAATACGCAGAGGAATCCGTGTGGAAGAACTGGAACTGGCGGTCGGAGGGGGACCTCCAAATGAACGGGGCCTTCTTCGTTCAGTCGGGCCGCGATACCACCGGTGGCTTCTCCAGGCAACTACTCATCAAGGCGAAGCCTGGGACGGCGGTCGGACGCCTCACTCGCTTCTCCGGCGCTCTCAACTGCCGCCCTAATCGCCCCTGCTGA
- the LOC122020700 gene encoding probable WRKY transcription factor 13 isoform X1 has protein sequence MFPSTSGAAKMNQQIGLVENPPISSFNFQPSLLPLSSSAYATVGGGDLVPIHGEDVGHHRIRSSNNIDLGSEARSSKDKLGSTEVGIVQIHGMMSSKNDKVNSSLAIGSTSMRMMKKKGKGMRRKMREPRFSFQTMSEVDVLDDGYKWRKYGQKVVKNTQHPRSYYRCTQENCRVKKRIERLAEDPRMVITTYEGRHVHSPSHDEEDWQAPSSKITLFW, from the exons ATGTTTCCTTCCACTTCAGGTGCAGCGAAGATGAACCAGCAAATAGGTTTGGTGGAGAATCCTCCGATCAGCAGCTTCAACTTCcaaccttctcttcttcctttaagCTCTTCTGCTTACGCTACGGTTGGAGGAGGAGATCTTGTTCCCATACACGGAGAAGATGTTGGTCACCACCGTATTAGGTCTTCAAACAATATTGATTTAGG GTCAGAAGCTAGGTCATCAAAGGACAAGCTGGGATCAACGGAAGTTGGAATCGTGCAGATTCATGGCATGATGAGTAGCAAGAATGATAAGGTCAATAGCAGTTTGGCGATCGGTTCGACTTCGATGAGGATGATGAAGAAGAAGGGAAAGGGtatgagaaggaagatgagggaGCCAAGGTTTAGCTTCCAGACGATGAGCGAGGTAGATGTGCTGGATGATGGCTACAAGTGGAGGAAGTATGGCCAGAAGGTTGTCAAGAACACACAACATCCAAG GAGCTACTATAGATGCACACAGGAGAACTGCCGGGTGAAGAAGCGGATCGAACGGCTGGCAGAGGATCCGAGGATGGTGATCACGACGTACGAAGGGCGACACGTGCATTCTCCTTCGCACGACGAGGAGGATTGGCAAGCCCCGTCGTCCAAAATCACACTCTTTTGGTAG
- the LOC122020700 gene encoding probable WRKY transcription factor 13 isoform X2, whose amino-acid sequence MFPSTSGAAKMNQQIGLVENPPISSFNFQPSLLPLSSSAYATVGGGDLVPIHGEDVGHHRIRSSNNIDLGSEARSSKDKLGSTEVGIVQIHGMMSSKNDKVNSSLAIGSTSMRMMKKKGKGMRRKMREPRFSFQTMSEVDVLDDGYKWRKYGQKVVKNTQHPRCTQENCRVKKRIERLAEDPRMVITTYEGRHVHSPSHDEEDWQAPSSKITLFW is encoded by the exons ATGTTTCCTTCCACTTCAGGTGCAGCGAAGATGAACCAGCAAATAGGTTTGGTGGAGAATCCTCCGATCAGCAGCTTCAACTTCcaaccttctcttcttcctttaagCTCTTCTGCTTACGCTACGGTTGGAGGAGGAGATCTTGTTCCCATACACGGAGAAGATGTTGGTCACCACCGTATTAGGTCTTCAAACAATATTGATTTAGG GTCAGAAGCTAGGTCATCAAAGGACAAGCTGGGATCAACGGAAGTTGGAATCGTGCAGATTCATGGCATGATGAGTAGCAAGAATGATAAGGTCAATAGCAGTTTGGCGATCGGTTCGACTTCGATGAGGATGATGAAGAAGAAGGGAAAGGGtatgagaaggaagatgagggaGCCAAGGTTTAGCTTCCAGACGATGAGCGAGGTAGATGTGCTGGATGATGGCTACAAGTGGAGGAAGTATGGCCAGAAGGTTGTCAAGAACACACAACATCCAAG ATGCACACAGGAGAACTGCCGGGTGAAGAAGCGGATCGAACGGCTGGCAGAGGATCCGAGGATGGTGATCACGACGTACGAAGGGCGACACGTGCATTCTCCTTCGCACGACGAGGAGGATTGGCAAGCCCCGTCGTCCAAAATCACACTCTTTTGGTAG